From Acidimicrobiia bacterium, one genomic window encodes:
- a CDS encoding YihY/virulence factor BrkB family protein → MVDPLQTIANSSPIRFWRRFAAAGPGVLAAAVAFNLFFALVPAAITLVMAASFFGRNAEAKEQMVDFLEQVLPADTASSISDALAVAWASVEGAHGVVVVVSLVVSVWAASRGVNTIMRVLARIERMTDGRAWWRRRLVAIALSLGAGGMLLLTVVLIVAGAGVAEWLAQLTDIEWIVTAWERLSLPVGALGLFAFLTALYRWGPPQRLPGFWIAAGFGAVGTITVSLGFRLFFENSGGLGVTFQAFATVAVLLLWLLLMSYVIILSAAFGASVSRGWVKRRANGNGTAELSLGLETMESEIADFRR, encoded by the coding sequence GTGGTCGACCCGCTGCAAACCATCGCCAACTCGAGCCCGATACGCTTCTGGCGTAGGTTCGCCGCCGCCGGTCCCGGTGTACTCGCCGCCGCCGTTGCCTTCAACCTGTTCTTCGCGCTGGTGCCCGCCGCCATCACTTTGGTGATGGCCGCCTCTTTCTTCGGCCGCAATGCCGAAGCGAAGGAGCAGATGGTCGACTTTCTCGAGCAGGTCTTGCCGGCGGACACCGCATCGTCGATCTCCGATGCGCTGGCCGTTGCCTGGGCTTCCGTAGAAGGAGCGCACGGGGTCGTGGTCGTGGTCAGCCTGGTTGTTTCGGTGTGGGCCGCTTCGCGCGGGGTGAACACGATCATGCGGGTGCTGGCTCGGATCGAGCGTATGACCGACGGTCGCGCCTGGTGGCGGCGCAGGCTGGTCGCCATCGCCTTGAGCCTCGGGGCGGGCGGGATGCTCTTGTTGACCGTCGTCTTGATCGTCGCCGGGGCCGGAGTGGCGGAGTGGCTTGCGCAACTGACCGACATCGAGTGGATCGTGACGGCCTGGGAGCGCCTTTCGCTCCCCGTGGGCGCCCTCGGCTTGTTCGCCTTTCTCACTGCGCTCTACCGGTGGGGCCCTCCGCAACGCCTGCCCGGATTCTGGATTGCGGCGGGTTTCGGCGCAGTGGGGACGATCACCGTGAGCCTCGGGTTCCGTCTCTTTTTCGAGAACTCGGGTGGGCTCGGGGTCACCTTCCAGGCCTTCGCCACGGTGGCCGTGCTGCTGCTTTGGCTGCTGCTCATGTCGTACGTCATCATTCTGTCGGCGGCCTTCGGCGCTTCGGTGTCGCGCGGGTGGGTGAAGAGGAGGGCAAACGGGAACGGGACCGCAGAGCTTTCGTTGGGTCTCGAGACCATGGAGTCGGAGATAGCCGATTTTCGCAGGTAG